The following coding sequences lie in one Micropterus dolomieu isolate WLL.071019.BEF.003 ecotype Adirondacks linkage group LG15, ASM2129224v1, whole genome shotgun sequence genomic window:
- the ndst2a gene encoding bifunctional heparan sulfate N-deacetylase/N-sulfotransferase 2 translates to MVGAGLGVWKLMRGVRQLELHRLILALIIFCLLSMAFLAYYVSNSPKIKEAPPLPFSDCGGGGGVSPGESTGAAGGEPGVQRAPLFLPPRQGRLRQVKAMDNSRTQPVVLVFVESIYSQLGQEIVAILESSRFHYRTEIAPGKGDMPTLTEHNRGRYTLIIYENVLKYVNLDAWNRDLLDKYCAEYGVGVIGFFKANENSLLSAQLKGFPLFLHSHLGLRDYRINPNAPLLYITKPNQVEQGSLPGDDWTIFQSNHSTYEPVLLASTKSSEALAHFGPSPLRALHATVVQDLGLHDGIQRVLFGNNLNYWLHKLVFVDAIAYLTGKRLCLSLDRHILVDVDDIFVGKEGTRMKVSDVEALLNTQNKLRALVPDFTFNLGFSGKFYHTGTDEEDRGDDMLLQHRMDFWWFPHMWSHMQPHLFHNVSVLAEQMRLNKIFAQEHGIPTDMGYAVAPHHSGVYPVHSQLYEAWKSVWGIKVTSTEEYPHLRPARYRRGFIHNGIQVLPRQTCGLFTHTIFYNEYPGGSKELDKSIRGGELFLTVLLNPISIFMTHLSNYGNDRLGLYTFESLVKFVQCWTNLRLQTLPPVQLAEKYFQIFPEERDPLWQNPCHDKRHKDIWSKEKTCDRLPKFLVIGPQKTGTTALHSFLSLHPAITSSFPSPTTFEEVQFFSGANYDNGIDWYMDFFPFPSNVSTDFMFEKSANYFDTEVAPKRAAALLPRAKILAVLINPSDRAYSWYQHQRAHQDPAALNNTFHAVVTAGLSAPRDLLALQRRCLNPGVYATHLERWLQHYQPSQLQIVDGALLRSNPALVMEGIQRFLSVTPIFNYTQALMYDDSKGFWCQRVEGGRAKCLGKSKGRKYPEMSPESRAFLAEYYREHNMELLRLLNRLGQPLPSWLRQELQSTSWS, encoded by the exons ATGGTAGGTGCAGGCTTGGGTGTGTGGAAGTTAATGCGAGGTGTCCGCCAGCTGGAGCTTCACCGCCTCATCCTGGCACTTATCATCTTTTGCTTGCTGTCCATGGCCTTCCTAGCTTACTACGTCTCCAACAGCCCCAAAATCAAGGAGGCCCCCCCTTTACCCTTTAGTGACtgtggtggaggagggggggtgTCACCAGGAGAGAGTACTGGGGCAGCCGGGGGAGAGCCAGGTGTCCAGAGGGCACCACTTTTCCTTCCCCCACGCCAGGGCCGACTAAGGCAGGTAAAAGCTATGGACAATTCCAGGACACAGCCCGTAGTTCTGGTGTTTGTTGAAAGCATCTACTCCCAGCTGGGCCAGGAGATTGTAGCCATATTAGAGTCTAGTCGCTTCCACTACCGGACTGAGATTGCTCCTGGTAAAGGTGACATGCCCACATTGACGGAGCATAACCGTGGACGCTACACACTGATCATCtatgaaaatgtgttgaaatatGTCAATCTGGATGCATGGAATCGTGACTTGCTGGACAAGTACTGTGCTGAGTATGGAGTAGGTGTCATTGGCTTCTTCAAAGCTAATGAAAACTCTCTTCTCAGTGCACAGCTTAAAGGTTTCCCCCTCTTTCTACACTCACACCTGGGACTCAGGGACTACCGCATAAACCCCAATGCTCCTCTGCTCTACATCACCAAGCCCAACCAGGTGGAGCAGGGATCTTTACCAGGGGATGACTGGACCATTTTCCAGTCCAACCACTCTACTTATGAACCAGTGCTTCTAGCAAGCACCAAGTCCTCAGAGGCACTGGCACATTTTGGACCCAGCCCCCTGCGGGCCCTTCATGCCACAGTGGTCCAGGACTTGGGGCTCCATGATGGCATTCAAAGAGTTCTCTTTGGAAATAATCTCAACTATTGGCTTCACAAGCTGGTGTTTGTAGACGCCATTGCCTACCTGACGGGGAAGAGACTGTGTTTGTCGTTGGACCGCCACATCCTCGTGGATGTGGATGATATATTTGTTGGCAAGGAGGGAACCCGTATGAAGGTGTCAGATGTGGAG GCATTGCTCAACACTCAAAACAAGCTGAGAGCACTGGTTCCTGATTTCACCTTCAACTTGGGATTTTCTGGAAAGTTCTATCACACAG GTACTGATGAGGAGGATCGGGGAGATGACATGCTGCTGCAACACAGGATGGACTTCTGGTGGTTTCCTCATATGTGGAGCCACATGCAGCCTCACCTCTTTCACAACGTCAGCGTCTTGGCTGAGCAGATGAGGCTCAACAAGATCTTTGCTCAG GAGCATGGCATCCCAACAGATATGGGATATGCGGTGGCTCCGCATCACTCCGGGGTTTACCCTGTTCACAGCCAGCTCTATGAGGCCTGGAAGTCTGTGTGGGGCATCAAGGTGACCAGCACGGAGGAATACCCACATTTGAGGCCAGCGCGATATCGACGTGGCTTCATCCACAATGGGATCCAG GTGTTGCCCAGGCAGACCTGTGGTCTGTTCACCCATACAATCTTCTATAATGAATATCCTGGAGGCTCAAAGGAGCTGGACAAGAGCATCAGAGGAGGAGAACTCTTCCTCACTGTCCTCCTAAACCCT ATCAGTATCTTCATGACCCACCTGTCTAACTATGGCAATGATCGGCTGGGTCTGTACACCTTTGAGTCTTTGGTGAAGTTTGTCCAGTGTTGGACCAACCTCAGGCTGCAGACGTTGCCCCCTGTTCAGCTCGCTGAGAAATACTTCCAGATCTTCCCTGAGGAGAGAGACCCCCTCTGGCAG AACCCTTGTCATGACAAGAGACACAAAGATATCTGGTCTAAAGAAAAGACCTGTGACCGACTCCCCAAGTTCCTTGTTATTGGACCACAGAAAACAG GCACTACAGCGCTCCATTCATTCCTGAGCCTCCACCCAGCAATCACCAGCTCCTTCCCCAGCCCCACCACCTTCGAGGAGGTCCAGTTTTTCAGTGGAGCAAACTATGACAATGGGATTGACTG GTACATGGACTTCTTCCCATTCCCTTCCAATGTCAGCACAGACTTCATGTTTGAAAAGAGTGCCAACTATTTTGACACAGAGGTAGCTCCTAAGAGAGCTGCTGCCCTGCTTCCCAGAGCCAAAATCCTGGCAGTGCTCATCAACCCGTCTGACAGAGCTTACTCCTGGTACCAG CACCAAAGGGCGCATCAGGACCCTGCAGCTCTGAACAACACTTTCCATGCCGTGGTGACAGCAGGCCTCTCAGCCCCCAGGGACCTGCTGGCCCTTCAGAGACGCTGCCTTAATCCAGGGGTCTATGCTACTCACCTGGAGCGCTGGTTGCAACACTACCAGCCCAGCCAG ttGCAAATTGTGGACGGAGCCCTCCTGCGTTCCAACCCTGCACTGGTGATGGAGGGAATCCAGAGATTCCTCAGCGTCACTCCCATCTTCAACTACACCCAGGCTCTAAT GTACGATGACAGCAAAGGTTTCTGGTGTCAGCGGGTGGAAGGAGGTCGAGCCAAATGTCTGGGGAAGAGTAAAGGCAGGAAGTACCCAGAGATGAGTCCTGAG tcGCGTGCCTTTCTGGCCGAGTACTACCGTGAGCACAATATGGAGCTGCTGCGTCTCCTGAATCGGTTGGGCCAACCGCTGCCGTCCTGGCTCCGCCAAGAACTCCAGAGCACGAGCTGGAGCTGA